In Cyanobacteriota bacterium, the DNA window TTGTCTTGACTAAGAACTAAATGATGTTCTGCATATAAATTAATAATAGTGTTGGAGCTTGCCTTCGTTGAAATCGTAATCTGTTCTTGCTGGCTGGGGATTTTAATAGAATCGACTAGAAATTCATAGGGATATGAACCTGTTAAGTACCAAGCAGGGTTCTGATCCTCTGAATCAAACCTGATATTTAAGAATTGAATAAGTATTTTCCAGTAGTACTGCTTAAAGGCTTCTTGTGCAAATTCATCCTTTTTTTTGACAAAGAAATAATTACTATGAAGTTCTACTGCATAGTCTTGAGATTTGAGATATTTAAAAATAGTAATTTTCAGTTCTGTTTTTTTGAAAACAATACGACCTTCATCTAATTTGTCCTCAAGCCAGCTAAGTGCTGCCGCTTCAATTTCTTTGTAGTTTTGTGCCATAAATACCTCGTCTCACTAGATAAAGCGCCCGCGTTTCACAAGATAAAGTATCCGCGTTTTACTAGATAATTATACCCATTCTGGCTAGATAAATCAACCTATTATTTCTAGAAATCCCACTAACAGTACCCAAAAACTAGCTATGCTAAGCTTTTATCCTTATGTCAAAACGTCTCTTAGTAATAGGATCTGGTGGTAGAGAGCATGCGCTAGTCTGGAAATTAGCACAATCAACGCAAGTAGAGAAGATATTTGTAGCTCCTGGTAACCCTGGCACTGCCTCCATTGATAAAGTCGTGAACGTCGATATTAAAGTAATGGATTTTGGCAAACTTGAACACCTGGCATATAAAGAAGCGATTGATCTTACTATAGTCGGTCCGGATGATCCTTTAGGTGAAGGTATTGTTGATAGTTTTCAAGCGAAGGGACTTAAGATCTGGGGACCGGCTCAAGCAGCAGCTAGGCTTGAATCCTCTAAGGCTTTTGCTAAGGATTTTATGACTCGTCACAATATCCCGACAGCTGAGTATCAGGTGTTTACTGAAATGAATCCAGCAATGGATTATTGTAACGACAAGGGTTACCCGATCGTAATTAAAGCAAGCGGTCTTGCTCTTGGTAAGGGAGTTGCAATTGCACAAAATCAAAAAGAGGCTCAGGATTTTCTCACTAAGATTTTTATTGCAAGGATTTTTGGAGACGCTGGTAATGAAGTTGTTATTGAAGAATTCTTGGAAGGGCAGGAGATTTCTATTCATGCTTTTGCCGATGGCACTAATTCACTGATCTTACAATCAGCGCAGGATCATAAACCAGTTGGTGAAGGCAATACCGGACCTAATACTGGTGGTATGGGGACTATCACTCCGCTTCCTTGGCTTAATCAAAAACAATTGAATGAGATTAACGAAACTGTTGTCAAGCCAACAATCGCTGGAATGAAAGCAGAAGGTAATCCTTTTGTTGGTTTGCTTTATCCTGGGCTTATAATCACAAAAACAGGTCCAAAGCTGCTTGAATACAATGTACGCTTTGGTGATCCTGAAACACAAGTCTACATGAGAACTCTTGAGACTGATCTTGTCGATATTATTGAAGCGAGCCTTGTTGGTAAACTTGATCAAATCGAACTTAAATGGTCAGGTCAAAGTGCTGCTTGCATAGTGCTTGCTTCTGGCGGTTATCCTGCTGACTATGTTAAGGGCATGGAGATTACTGGGCTTGATCAGGCTAATCAAGAACAAGATATAGTAGTTTTTCAAGCTGGCACTAAGCATGATGAAGACAAGCTCGTAACTAACGGCGGCAGAGTACTTGGTGTCACTGCAATAGCCGCTGACCTTGAGACTGCTATCAGTCAGGCTTATAAAGCTGCTGCCAAGATCAATTTTGAAGGCAAATATCAACGTAATGATATTGGTTTTAATTTGACCAGCCTTATTAATTGTTCAATCTCGGCCTAGATATTTCATTTTGATTAGGTATTGCAATATGCTACAATTGGTCTCGATGACGATTCAAGTAGGCATAGTAATGGGCTCTGATTCTGACCTTGGGGTCATGAAAGAATCAGCTAAAGTATTAACGGAACTAGGTATTGAGAGTGAGATTGCCGTAATGTCGGCTCACCGTTGTCCTGATAGAGCAGCAGATTATGCAAAGTCAGCTCAATCTAGAGGTCTTAAGGTCATTATTGCAGCAGCTGGAATGGCAGCTCACTTAGCTGGAGCAATGGCAGCACATTCAGCTCTGCCAATTATTGGAGTACCAATTAAATCCAGCCTTGATGGTATGGATGCGCTGCTTGCTACAGTGCAAATGCCACCAGGAGTTCCTGTTGCTACGGTCGCAATTGATGGTGCTCGCAACGCTGGGATATTAGCAGCACAAATTATTGGAGCTTCAAACCAAGCAATGCACGATAAGCTAATTGCATTCAAAAAAGACATGAAAGACAAAGTAGAAGCTCGTTCTGCAAGGCTCGAAGAGATAGGTTATGAAGAATACCTTTCGCAACAAACAAAAACAAAGGTTTAAAATGGCAACTGATTTATATTCACAAGCTGGGGTAAGTATTGATGCAGGTAGTCAAACTATTTTGCTTATCAAGGATGATGTGGCAAGTACTCATTCAAGTGCCGTGATTACTGGGTTAGGTAGCTTTGGTGCTCTTTATGATTTGAAGCAAATAGTTAATGATTACAAAGAACCAATTTTGGTTCAAAGTATTGATGGAGTTGGCACGAAGCTAAGTGTCGCTAAACTAATGAACAAGTTTGATACTGTTGGTGAGGATATCGTCAATCATAGTATTAATGATATTTTGGTGATGGGAGCTCGCGGGCTTACCTTTCTTGATTACGTCGCTCATGACAAACTTGATCCAGCCTTGATGGCAGATATCGTCAAGGGTATGTGCAAGGCTTGTAGAGAAAACGGTCTTTCTTTAGTTGGAGGTGAGACAGCTGAGATGCCAGGTACTTACCAAGCTAATGAGCATGACATCGCTGGTTGCATAACTGGAATTGTCGAAAAATCCAAAGTGATTACAGGTGAGAAAGTCAAAGTTGGTGATGTTTTGATTGGAATCGAATCAAGTGGACTTCATACCAATGGTTATTCACTTGCTCGCACAGTGTTGCTGAAAGATCACAAGGTCACCGACCAGCCAGTAGAACTTGGCGGACAAAGCATCGGCGAGGTTTTACTCAAGCCGCATTTGAGTTACGGCAAAGAAATTCTTGATATTTTAGATTCTGGTATTGATGTTCATTCACTTGCTCATATCACCGGTGGTGGATTTACTGAAAATATCCCAAGAGTGCTTCCTGAGGGTGTTGCAGTGGAAATCAATGACGGCACTTGGCCTGTATTGCCTATCTTTAATTTAATTCAAGAGCTTGGTTCTGTTTCTAGAGAAGAGATGTTTAGAGTATTTAATATGGGTATTGGTATGATCATCATTGTTGATCCGAGTGATGCAGCCAAAGTCAAAAACAAACTAAGTGTTTCAGGTAAGGAGTTTTATACTATCGGTAAAGTGGTAGCGGGTAATAAAGAGGTAAAGGTTAAATGACAGTAGAAACAATTGATGCAAGTAACGTAATTAAAACAACTAACTTAAGCGGCGTTAAGCGCGAAGGCAAGGTCAGAGATATTTATGACAATAACAATGGCACTTTGACTATTGTAACGACTGATAGACATTCATCTTTTGATAGGGTCCTCGCGCATATCCCTCACAAAGGCAGTGTTCTCAATCAGCTGAGTATTTGGTGGTTCGATCAATTCAAAGACATAGTAGCCAATCACGTGATCTCTTCACCTGACGACAATACAATCATTGCCAAGAAAACCAAACCACTGCCAATAGAAATCATAGTGCGTGGCTATATTACAGGGGTTACTTCTACTTCACTTTGGACTGTCTATAACAATGGTCAAAGAGATTTTGGTGACTTTCAATTGCCTGATGGCATAGTCAAAAACCAAAAACTTCCTGAGCCTGTACTTACTCCAACAACTAAGTCAGACCTAGGTGATGAGAATGTCAACTCAAAACAAATCGTTGAAATGGGTTTGCTTAGTCAAGCAAGACTCGAAGAAGTAAATGATATTGCAATCAAAATCTTCAAACGCGGTCAAGAACTTGCTTTAGAGCGTGGTTTGATTCTTGTTGATACTAAGTATGAATTTGGAATTGATGAAAATGATAACTTGGTCTTGATTGATGAAGTGCATACACCTGATTCATCTCGTTATTGGATGGCAGATTCCTATCAAGAAGCTTTTGACAATGGAGCTAACCCTAAGAGCTTTGATAAAGAGTTCCTGCGTATCTGGTTTAAAGACAACTGTGATCCTTATAAGGATGAGGTTTTACCTGAAGCTCCTGAAGCAATGGTAGTTGAGCTTTCTAGCCGTTATATTCAAATTTTTGAACAGATTACTGGAGAGAAGTTTAATGCAAGAACTCAAAGCAATTAGTCCCATAGACGGTAGATATAGAGCCAAAGTAGACGCTTTAGCTAATTATTTTAGTGAAGCAGCCTTGATTCGTTATAGAGTCAGAGTTGAGGTCGAATACCTTATTGCCCTTGCCGGGCAAAAGGGAATGGGGATTAGGGAATTGGGAATAGGGGAGATCGAGCAACTTCGTTCTATATATAAGGACTTTAGTTTTGATGATGCAATTAATGTCAAAGCCAAAGAATCTGTAATTAATCATGATGTTAAGTCAGTTGAGTACTTACTTAAAGACAAGCTCACTGACAACTCACTTGAAGACCTCAAGGAGTGGATTCACTTTGCTCTCACTTCTGAAGACATCAATAACCTCTCGTATGCTTTGATGATTTGCGAGGCTGTCAATGATGTGATGCTACCTTGCATCAAGGAACTGGAGAGCAAGCTTGATGCTATGGCTCAAGAGTATAAATCAACAGCGATACTCGCTCGTACTCACGGACAATCAGCGTCACCAACTACTTTTGGTAAGGAATTCAAGGTTTTTGCCCAAAGAATTCACAGACAAGTCAAACAAATAGAATCTTTTACTATGCTAGCCAAGCTCAACGGAGCGACTGGTAACTATAACGCTCATCAAGTAGCCTTCCCTAATATAGATTGGCTTGATTTTAGTGCTAGGTTTATCGATACTCTAAATCAAGACCTAACAATTAAACTAGAAGCTAATTTGTACACTACTCAAATTGAGTCACATGATACTTTGGCAGAGATTTCAGATATTTTTTCTCGCCTCAACACTATCGTAATTAGTTTTGATCAGGATATCTGGCGTTATATTAGCGATGGTTGGATTATCCAAAAAGCTAATGACAAAGAAGTTGGCTCTTCAACCATGCCGCACAAGGTCAATCCCATTGATTTTGAAAACAGTGAGGGTAATCTAGGGCTTGCAAACGCTTTGTTTGGCTTCTTTAAAAACAAATTACCAATCTCCCGTTTGCAAAGAGATCTTACCGATTCTACAGTCTTGCGCAATTTTGGAATTGCTTTTGCATATTCTCTGCTTGCCTATAAATCTACGCTTAAGGGTTTGAGTAAAACTAAAGTCAATCATGTAAAGGTCCAAGAATCTCTTGATGAGCATCCTGAAGTATTGGCTGAAGCTATTCAAACTGTTATGCGCCGTGAAGGACTTGCTATCCCTTACGAGCAACTTAAGACTCTTACTAGGGGCAAGAAAGTAACAACTCAAGATTTTCAAAAATTTATTCAAGAGCTTGATCTAGATTCAGCTATTAAAGCTGAATTAAGTAAACTAGAGCCAGCTAATTATATTGGGATTGCAGAGCAATTGGCTTCTGGTCTTGAGCCAGAGATGGTAAAATCTTGATATGATCTTAAGTCTGCGGCTGATAGCCATAAATGTGATAACTATCTTACTTGTATCGAGAAATGCCATAATGCTTTAGAGAAAATTCTCAAATCTTTGATTAGTTCTCAAAATCAAGTGCCATCTAAAATTCGTGCACTACTAAGATTGTCATCAGAAATATCGATCCTGGCTTTTTTCAAGAAATTAAAAAAACTAGTAAGCAAATTTATTCTCGCCAACAGGGATTACAACTTGGTAATCTTTAGCCTTACTTGGTCTTGCCGCGACTCATAGCAATAGTCCCAGTCCTGGAAACTTCTTTAATGCCATAAGGACTAAGGATTTGTATAAGTGAGGAGATTTTTTCGTTATCACCTAGTGCTTCGATGATTATAGAGTCATCTGCCACGTCAATAATTCGTGAACGAAATAGAGATGAGATTTCAATGATCTCACTACGGTGAATTTTACTAGATACTTTAATTAGTGCAAGTTCCCTATCAACGAAACTAGTCTCAGAGAGATTGCTGACTTTGATCGTGTTAATTAATTTGTGTAGTTGTTTTTGTATTTGTTCAACATCTTCAAGGTCGGTAACAATAATGATACGACTTAAACCAGAATGTTCAGAAGCTCCAACTGTAATACTTTCAATATTGTAACCACGACGACTAAACATACCGGATATTCTGGCAAGAACTCCTGATTCATTTTCGACCAATACTGATAGTATGTTGCGCATTAAACTATATTTACCCAGATTTATCCATCTATCATGGCAACTCGCTGTTCATGTCTACCAAGTTCTGGCTCCGTGTTTAACCACTTGTCGAGGATTTGTTCAGCCAGTTCGGGGCTGATGAATCTAGATCCCATGATCAAAACATTGGCATGATTATGACGACGACTCATTTCTGCCATTTCTACACTTGTTACAAGTGCAGCGTAGATTCCTGGATAACGATTAGCTGTAATACTAACTCCAATTCCTGATCCGCAAAGCAATATACCTTTGCATTTGTGCTTTAGTACGTACTGGGCTAATTCCTTTGCAATATCAGGGTAATGTACTGAATCCTTGGAATGGCAGCCTAAATCAACTAGCTGATAGCCATTAGCCACTAGTTTAATTTTGAGCTGCTCTTTAAGTTCATATGCAGCGTGGTCGCTTGCTATTACTAGGTTTTCCATTTGCTAGAATCTTAGCAAAAATCTAAGTTGCACTTGTGAAAAAAACCTAATTGCTAATAATTGACACCTTTATCTTAAGTAGCTTGGTGCAAATATAGTAATGTGCTTAATTAAGCAAAAGTGACTTCAATTTCTTCAACTTAGTCTTGAGACTTGAGTCGATCACCTTATTTGCAATTTCGATTTTGATTCCAGCTATTAGTGATTCATCTAGCTCATTGTTGATTTCTACTTTGCTATTGAAGCTAGTTTCTAGTTGAGTTTTAATTTCATTAAGCTCTTTGGTTTTAAGCTTGTTCATTGAGCTGACTTTGGCAAACTCAATATTCTCTCTTTTGTAATAAATCTCTTTGTAGCATTCTGCTAAAGCAGGTGCAAGCTGGATGCGGCGACGCTCTAATAAAATCATCAATGTATTG includes these proteins:
- the purD gene encoding phosphoribosylamine--glycine ligase; translated protein: MSKRLLVIGSGGREHALVWKLAQSTQVEKIFVAPGNPGTASIDKVVNVDIKVMDFGKLEHLAYKEAIDLTIVGPDDPLGEGIVDSFQAKGLKIWGPAQAAARLESSKAFAKDFMTRHNIPTAEYQVFTEMNPAMDYCNDKGYPIVIKASGLALGKGVAIAQNQKEAQDFLTKIFIARIFGDAGNEVVIEEFLEGQEISIHAFADGTNSLILQSAQDHKPVGEGNTGPNTGGMGTITPLPWLNQKQLNEINETVVKPTIAGMKAEGNPFVGLLYPGLIITKTGPKLLEYNVRFGDPETQVYMRTLETDLVDIIEASLVGKLDQIELKWSGQSAACIVLASGGYPADYVKGMEITGLDQANQEQDIVVFQAGTKHDEDKLVTNGGRVLGVTAIAADLETAISQAYKAAAKINFEGKYQRNDIGFNLTSLINCSISA
- the purE gene encoding 5-(carboxyamino)imidazole ribonucleotide mutase; amino-acid sequence: MTIQVGIVMGSDSDLGVMKESAKVLTELGIESEIAVMSAHRCPDRAADYAKSAQSRGLKVIIAAAGMAAHLAGAMAAHSALPIIGVPIKSSLDGMDALLATVQMPPGVPVATVAIDGARNAGILAAQIIGASNQAMHDKLIAFKKDMKDKVEARSARLEEIGYEEYLSQQTKTKV
- the purM gene encoding phosphoribosylformylglycinamidine cyclo-ligase, with translation MATDLYSQAGVSIDAGSQTILLIKDDVASTHSSAVITGLGSFGALYDLKQIVNDYKEPILVQSIDGVGTKLSVAKLMNKFDTVGEDIVNHSINDILVMGARGLTFLDYVAHDKLDPALMADIVKGMCKACRENGLSLVGGETAEMPGTYQANEHDIAGCITGIVEKSKVITGEKVKVGDVLIGIESSGLHTNGYSLARTVLLKDHKVTDQPVELGGQSIGEVLLKPHLSYGKEILDILDSGIDVHSLAHITGGGFTENIPRVLPEGVAVEINDGTWPVLPIFNLIQELGSVSREEMFRVFNMGIGMIIIVDPSDAAKVKNKLSVSGKEFYTIGKVVAGNKEVKVK
- a CDS encoding phosphoribosylaminoimidazolesuccinocarboxamide synthase, with amino-acid sequence MTVETIDASNVIKTTNLSGVKREGKVRDIYDNNNGTLTIVTTDRHSSFDRVLAHIPHKGSVLNQLSIWWFDQFKDIVANHVISSPDDNTIIAKKTKPLPIEIIVRGYITGVTSTSLWTVYNNGQRDFGDFQLPDGIVKNQKLPEPVLTPTTKSDLGDENVNSKQIVEMGLLSQARLEEVNDIAIKIFKRGQELALERGLILVDTKYEFGIDENDNLVLIDEVHTPDSSRYWMADSYQEAFDNGANPKSFDKEFLRIWFKDNCDPYKDEVLPEAPEAMVVELSSRYIQIFEQITGEKFNARTQSN
- the purB gene encoding adenylosuccinate lyase — encoded protein: MQELKAISPIDGRYRAKVDALANYFSEAALIRYRVRVEVEYLIALAGQKGMGIRELGIGEIEQLRSIYKDFSFDDAINVKAKESVINHDVKSVEYLLKDKLTDNSLEDLKEWIHFALTSEDINNLSYALMICEAVNDVMLPCIKELESKLDAMAQEYKSTAILARTHGQSASPTTFGKEFKVFAQRIHRQVKQIESFTMLAKLNGATGNYNAHQVAFPNIDWLDFSARFIDTLNQDLTIKLEANLYTTQIESHDTLAEISDIFSRLNTIVISFDQDIWRYISDGWIIQKANDKEVGSSTMPHKVNPIDFENSEGNLGLANALFGFFKNKLPISRLQRDLTDSTVLRNFGIAFAYSLLAYKSTLKGLSKTKVNHVKVQESLDEHPEVLAEAIQTVMRREGLAIPYEQLKTLTRGKKVTTQDFQKFIQELDLDSAIKAELSKLEPANYIGIAEQLASGLEPEMVKS
- the ilvN gene encoding acetolactate synthase small subunit codes for the protein MRNILSVLVENESGVLARISGMFSRRGYNIESITVGASEHSGLSRIIIVTDLEDVEQIQKQLHKLINTIKVSNLSETSFVDRELALIKVSSKIHRSEIIEISSLFRSRIIDVADDSIIIEALGDNEKISSLIQILSPYGIKEVSRTGTIAMSRGKTK
- the rpiB gene encoding ribose 5-phosphate isomerase B; the protein is MENLVIASDHAAYELKEQLKIKLVANGYQLVDLGCHSKDSVHYPDIAKELAQYVLKHKCKGILLCGSGIGVSITANRYPGIYAALVTSVEMAEMSRRHNHANVLIMGSRFISPELAEQILDKWLNTEPELGRHEQRVAMIDG
- the atpH gene encoding ATP synthase F1 subunit delta — encoded protein: MQNQKNKLIAKKYAEALAEIRQGQTVIEDLELVKSVFETSTELLEVFASPQFQSQGKKQVLVSVFEGKVQKEVLNTLMILLERRRIQLAPALAECYKEIYYKRENIEFAKVSSMNKLKTKELNEIKTQLETSFNSKVEINNELDESLIAGIKIEIANKVIDSSLKTKLKKLKSLLLN